The window CTCCTGTCAATTCCCGTGTGCCTTCTCCTTCCAGGTTTTCAGCGAAAAATTCAAGAAGGGAATTTACTGCAGATACAGCTTCTTCTGACTTTCCGAGTTCGAAAAGAGCAAGGGCTCTCTTTTGCAGGATTTCCGGGTCCTGTATCCCTGTCTTGAGGACAATATCAAAGGCTTCTACAGCTCCTGCATACTCTCCTGTTTCGAAGCAGGAAAGCCCTGTATAATAGGGAATATCAGGCTTCGGACACCCGAGGGAAAGGGCTTTTTCAAATTCCTGCCTGGCTTCTTTGAAGTTTCCAAGCCTGAAAAGGGAAATAGCCCTCAGGTATTGTAAATGTGCCTTTTCCGGGCAGTATTCCAGCGCCGCTTTAAAGGCTTCAGCTGCTTCTTCATACTTTTCAAGTTCAAAAAGAGTGTATCCTCTCTGGTCGAGGGCGTATATACAATCAGGCTTCAGTTCAAGGACAAGGGTAAAGGCATCCAGAGCTTCCTGGTTTTTCCCAAGGGCTTTTAATGCAAGCCCTTTTCTGAAATGGATCGTTTTTCTTTCTGGAGCCTGACTGATTACCCTCTCAAAGATCTCCAGGGCTTCTTCATAATGTCCCTGCTTGAAACAGGCAGTGCTGAGGTGTGCAAGGGCTTCGGCATTTGCCGGGTCTCTGAAAATAACTTCCTTAAAACCTGCTGCAGCTTTTTCGTATTTTCCAAGCCTGAGCAGGGCGAGGCTCTTTCTATAGATAATATCCGTAATAATAATATCCGAAATTTTCTCAGGGGCAGGAGCTGTTTCAAGGGCTGCTTCAAAAGCTGTCAGGGTTTCTTCAAAGTTCCCGAGGTTAAAGTAGGAAATGCCCAGCAAGTAGTATATCTCGTGTATATTCCGGAATGCCGGGTCGATTTCAAGGACCTTTTTTAAGGCTCTGACAGCTTCTTCATGTTTCTCGAGTTTTGAACAGGACAGCCCGATGAAGTACCAGCCTTCTGCAAACCCGGGGTCCTGTTCAGTGAGCCTTGAAAATACTTCAAGTGCCTTTTCATAAGCTTCCTGCCGGAGAAACACAAGCCCTTTCCAGTAAAGTACAGAGCAGTCTCTCTGAGAATCTTCATCCTCATTTCTTTCTTTCTCGTTTATTTCTTCAAAAAGGGCAAGAGCCTCGTTGTACTGGCCGAGCTCAAAATGCTCAATCCCGAGCTTGAACTTTGCCTCTTCGAGCTTAAATCTGGTCTCTTCCCTGTCAGGGTCAAGTTCAAGCAGGTTTGAGAGAGCATCAGCTGCTTCTTTATACCTCTTCAGTTCAAGGAAGCAAATTGCCCTGCTGTTCAGGGTTGAAAGGTTTTCCGGGTCTCTTTCCAGCACTGCCTCAAAAGCTTCGAGAGCAGTTTCGTACTGCCCGGTTTTAAAGAGACAGCTTGCTCTGTATTCAATGGCATCATGCAGCTCCGGATTAAGGTTAACAGCCGATTCAAAAGCCCTGGCTGCTTCTTCCAGCCTTTGCAGGTCCTGCAGGGTCAGGCCCCTATAGTACCAGGCCATGCCAGCTTCAGGTTTTCTCTCAATTACGCTTTCAAAGGTTTCCAGAGCAGGGATGCATTTTCCGAGCTTCATCTGGGAAAAGCCCTTGAGGGTTCCGGCGTCTTCATAATCTGTGTCCCTTGTAATTACTTCATCAAAGGCTTTTACAGCGTCCTCAAAGCGCTCCAGTTTCAGCAGGGTAAGCCCTTTTCTGTACCAGGTTTCTTTTGATTCGGGGTTTTCAAACAGGATCTTTCCGAATGCCTGCAGGGCAGTTTCATGCTTCCCGAGGTCCATTGCAAGCTTTCCTTTCCTGCACTGGATTTCCATATCATCCGGGTTCTTTGCAGCAAGCTTTTCAAAGGTCTCCAGGGCTTTTTCCTGATTTCCCAGTTCCATCAGGGCAACCCCAAGGCTGTAAGCGAGGTCAGGATAGTCGGGGTTGAGGGACACGACTTTTTCAAGGTCTTCCAGGGAAGCTTCTTTTCTTCCCAGCCTGAGCAGGGATATCCCCCTGTTGTAAAGAGAATCGATATCTTCAGGATTTGTTTTAAGGACTTCGGAAAAGGCTTCTTCGGCTTTTTCGTACTCTTCTGAGGCAAAAAGCAAGAGTCCTTTATTTTTCCAGGCATCCTCAAAGTCAGGCCTGAGTTTTATTGCTTCTTCGAAAGCTTCAAGGGCGTCTTCGGTTTTCCCAAGCTTCCCAAGCACGATTCCTTTCTTGTTCCAGCCCTTTTCAAGATAGGGGTTCAGCCGCAAGCCTTCCTTAAAGGCTTCAAGGGCTTCTTCATAACGTTCCAGAGAATAGAGGGCAAAACCTTTGTTCATCCAGCAGATTTCGTCTTCAGGCTTCAGGTCTGCGGCGTTTTCAAGAGCTTTCAGGGCAGGTTCGAATTTTTTGCTGTCAAGGAGGATGAGCCCTTTTTGAAACCACATGTTATAGTTTTGCGGGTCTTTTTCAAGGCTTTTCGTGAGGGACTCCAGAGCCTCTTCGAAGCGCCCGAGCCTTACAAGCACTGTGCCCCTGAATTTCTGGGCTTCGGTAAAATCAGGGTCATGTTCAAGCAGGCTGTCAAAGGTTTCAAGAGCTTCTTCATATTTTCCTGCTCTGGCAAGCAGGCGCCCCTGCTGGAACCATGCGTCCGTATTGGTGGGTTCAAGTTCCGTAACCCGGGAAAAGGACCGGGCAGCTTCCGTAAAGTTCTGCAGTTTCAAAAGAGCAAGTGCCCTGTTGTACCAGATTTCCTTCATATCAGGGTAGGTTTCAAGCACAGAATCAAAGGCTTCGATGGCTTCTTCATATGCCTCAAGTTTCATTAATGCAAGGCACTTATAATTCCAGGCTTCAAAATAAGCAGGGTCCAGCCGGATGGCTTCTTCAAAAGCCTCAATGGCTTCATTAAGCCTGAGCAGTTGCACAAGAGCTAAACCTTTCCTGAACCAGGCTTCTCTGTGTCCGGGGTTGAGCTTCAATACTTTCGAAAAGGTCTTTTCTGCTTCCTCGTACCTTGAAAGCTCGTTCAAAAGGAGAGCTTTATGGTAAAGGACAGCTTCACTGACCGGAAACTTCTTTAAAAAATCCTCGAGGGATTGAAGGGCTTCTTCTTTTTTCCCGAGCTTTGTAAGAATAAGGCATTTCTGTTCAAGGGCATTCGTATCTTTTGGGGTTTCCCGAATAAGGGAATCAAAGCATTCGAGCGCGTTTTCGTATTTTTCAAGCTTTGCAAGAATCAGGCCCTTTGCATAGCAAGCTTCTGAATTTCCAGGGGTTATTTCAAGCGCACGCTCAAAATTCTCCAGAGCTTCCTCATACCTGTCTGCTTTTCCTGCTACTGTCCCCATTGCACACCAGGCGGCTGTATACTCAGGCTTAAGTTCAAGGGCTTTTTCAAAGCAGAGGGTTGAAGCTTCAGTCCTCTCTATTTCGGCAAAAGCAAGCCCCCTCATATACC is drawn from Methanosarcina lacustris Z-7289 and contains these coding sequences:
- a CDS encoding tetratricopeptide repeat protein translates to MNLQDYIEKRGTGGIIIINDEAFQRGLDLVKRKRYEKAINTFNKILDKNPSHKGALFNRGLALLETKKTREALNSFNEVLQLEPGNSDALYRKGTALAILGKFDEALEAYESALEISPDAPETWYMRGLAFAEIERTEASTLCFEKALELKPEYTAAWCAMGTVAGKADRYEEALENFERALEITPGNSEACYAKGLILAKLEKYENALECFDSLIRETPKDTNALEQKCLILTKLGKKEEALQSLEDFLKKFPVSEAVLYHKALLLNELSRYEEAEKTFSKVLKLNPGHREAWFRKGLALVQLLRLNEAIEAFEEAIRLDPAYFEAWNYKCLALMKLEAYEEAIEAFDSVLETYPDMKEIWYNRALALLKLQNFTEAARSFSRVTELEPTNTDAWFQQGRLLARAGKYEEALETFDSLLEHDPDFTEAQKFRGTVLVRLGRFEEALESLTKSLEKDPQNYNMWFQKGLILLDSKKFEPALKALENAADLKPEDEICWMNKGFALYSLERYEEALEAFKEGLRLNPYLEKGWNKKGIVLGKLGKTEDALEAFEEAIKLRPDFEDAWKNKGLLLFASEEYEKAEEAFSEVLKTNPEDIDSLYNRGISLLRLGRKEASLEDLEKVVSLNPDYPDLAYSLGVALMELGNQEKALETFEKLAAKNPDDMEIQCRKGKLAMDLGKHETALQAFGKILFENPESKETWYRKGLTLLKLERFEDAVKAFDEVITRDTDYEDAGTLKGFSQMKLGKCIPALETFESVIERKPEAGMAWYYRGLTLQDLQRLEEAARAFESAVNLNPELHDAIEYRASCLFKTGQYETALEAFEAVLERDPENLSTLNSRAICFLELKRYKEAADALSNLLELDPDREETRFKLEEAKFKLGIEHFELGQYNEALALFEEINEKERNEDEDSQRDCSVLYWKGLVFLRQEAYEKALEVFSRLTEQDPGFAEGWYFIGLSCSKLEKHEEAVRALKKVLEIDPAFRNIHEIYYLLGISYFNLGNFEETLTAFEAALETAPAPEKISDIIITDIIYRKSLALLRLGKYEKAAAGFKEVIFRDPANAEALAHLSTACFKQGHYEEALEIFERVISQAPERKTIHFRKGLALKALGKNQEALDAFTLVLELKPDCIYALDQRGYTLFELEKYEEAAEAFKAALEYCPEKAHLQYLRAISLFRLGNFKEARQEFEKALSLGCPKPDIPYYTGLSCFETGEYAGAVEAFDIVLKTGIQDPEILQKRALALFELGKSEEAVSAVNSLLEFFAENLEGEGTRELTGERRGDKNERDTGKTPQVCHELLEKFASALIELGKPEEALLPLEKLARAGLASKEALYSKGITLLELGKQDEAFEAFSELLEAYPDFKKAWYGKGLVLFSHEHYEEALEAFEQAVLDKQAVLENQYEGTKIEESKISDPELADAWTKIGLAQLKTERYEDAFETFEKVLEKKPTDADVWYLSGLVLRGLDQDEEAVEVFEKALELNPALTAALEQKGLALLALCRYEEARKDFGSALARNPENADILYSRAVASFKLLNFEEAAKDLEKVLLFAPNFPDYTEACYRLGLASIELQDYEKALQTLDRVLDREPAHREALSNMALVLFNLEEYEEAARTFELLLKTSPEDPESLNYLGLCLLELDELKEALEAFEKAALFNPKNEEALYNAATTLIKLNRVKESFGYFDRILELSPENYDAMNYKGIAFCMLEQYREALRSFDDVLKKDPDNIKAIYNVGVVCFKQKLYETATRAFKEALAINPWHEQSLRYLGISLAKTGEYEEALKAFEKLLKIDPLDVQSMNYIGVILGKMGKYGEAIKAFDEILRVYPDMADAKKKLEVLKSLENEERSC